The DNA sequence TTTGCCCCCCTTGGACCCGCGGGGAGCGTGCTTCGCCCCCTTCGCCCCACTCTTGCGCTCGTTGCCGGAGCCCTGGCGGTGCTCCTTCATCCGCTCCTCCGGCATGCTGACCTCGGCGTCACGGCGCGAGCGCCGGCGGTTCTCCTCCACCGCCGTGGGCGGTACCACCGAGTGGATAGTCTTCCAGGGAAGATCGTCGCCCTCGTTTTCGCTGACGCCGAGGACCTCTTCGAGGTCGAGCTCTTCTTTGCGATCATCCGAGAGGTACTCATCGAGAAAGGCGCGGCGGAAACTCTCAAAGCGCCCCTCTTCAATGGCCTGGCGCATCGCGCGCATCAGGTCCTGGTAGAAGGTGATGTTATGCAGGGTGGCCAGAACCGAGCCCAGGATCTCTTTGGAGTTGATCAGGTGGTTGATGTAGGCCCGGCTGAAGTTGCGGCAGGCGTAGCAGTTGCAGTTGGTATCCAACGGGAACTTATCGGCCTTGTAGCGCCCCTTGGTCACCCGGTAGCGCCCATGACGCGTGAAGATGATTCCGGATCGGGCCAGACGGCTGGGCAGCACGCAGTCAAACATATCAACGCCGCGGGCGACCGCTTCGACCAGGTCCTCGGGATAGCCCACGCCCATCAGATAGCGGGGCTTCTCCGCGGGCATAAAGGGCTCAGTCTGATCGATGGTGTCCATCATCAGCTGGTGGCCCTCCCCCACCGAAAGCCCGCCAATGGCGTATCCGGGCAGCTCCTGCGAGCAGATAAGCTCCACCGAAAGACGGCGCAGGTTGGGGAAGGTCGAACCCTGCACGATCCCGAAGAGCGCCTGGTCGGTACGGGTATGCGCCTTCCGACAACGCTCCAGCCAGCGCGAGGTGCGGTACACGGCCTCCTCAGCCAGGTGATAGGGCGCCGGGTGGGCGACCACGTGGTCAAAGGCCATGATGATATCTGCGCCCAGGCCTTCCTGAATCTGCATGCTGCGCTCGGGCGTCAGCTGAATGGCCTTGCCGCCCTTCTTAAACGCAAAGGTCACCCCCTCTTCCTCGATCTCGAGCTTCGGGAGCGAAAAGACCTGAAAGCCGCCGGAGTCCGTCAGGATCGGCGCATCCCAGCCCATCATCCCGTGGAGCCCCCCGAGCTTTTTAACGATCTTGGCCCCGGGCGCGATGTTCAGGTGATAGGTGTTCCCCAGGCAGATCTGGGCCCCGGTCTCCCGCAAGTCGCGCGGAGTCATACCCTTGACCGTCCCCCGGGTGCCCACCGGCATGAACGCCGGCGTCTCAAAACTTCCGTGGGTTACGGTGACCCGACCGCGGCGCGCGCGCCCGTCGGTGCATTTCAGCTCAAAGCTCAACGCCTGGGAAGGGGCGCGTTCCTGATCGATCTGTGTCATCCTGGCAACATCGGTGTGAAGTGTGGTGTTAAACGTGCATCGGGCTTGCGGGTTGCGTCGTTTTCGCAACCTCTGGTCGCGCCCAAAATGCCCCACCTGGCACATGCGACGCAACCGCAGGGCATAACTTCTTGTTCGCGAGACGCGGGAAACGCCCCCTCCCCCCTTTGGGCCCTCCCGAGAACTCGGGATTTGAGAAAGGCGCTTTCCGAAACGCGCCGCGCAGCCGAACCCGGGCCCTCGAACACAAAAAAGCCGACCGGGAGAACCCGGTCGGCTTTCAAAACCTCGAAACGCCGAAGCGCCTCCAAGATTTTGCAGCGATCACTCAGCGGCAGCTTCTTCGGCCGGAGCTTCTTCGCCACCTTCTTCAGCCGGAGCGGCTTCTTCAGCAGCGGCTTCTTCGGCCGGAGCGGCTTCTTCGGCCGGAGCAGCTTCTTCAGCCGGAGCGGCTTCTTCAGCGGCGCCTTCCTCGGTGGGAGCGGCTTCTTCGGCCGGAGTCGGCTCTTCGCAGCCGGTGAACGCCAACATAGCGATGAACATCAGGGCAACAAGACGGAACATGTGCGACCTCTTTTTTTGATTCGATACGACTTCGCGATCTCGCTTTAACAGCACCTGCTGCTAAAACGCCTACTTTTCGGGAATAAGCTGATTGACGCGGCCTGTCAAGAAAGCCTCCCGGGAGTCAAATCTGCCGCGTTCCACCTGATACGTCGTGGGCCCCACGCCTCGCCCCGACAAAACTTCGCCCCTCGACGCGCCTGCCGGGGGTCGCCTAAGCGCCCCCTGATGTGCATACTGGTCGCTCGACCCGGTATGGACGACCGTCGCATACGTCGCTCAACAAAGGATGCAGCCGTGATCGTCGGCAACTACAGAATTGGCCGCGTGCTCGCGCGCGGGGGCATGGCCACCGTGTACCGTGGCGTCTACCGCCCCACCGGCATGCCGGTGGCCATCAAGG is a window from the Lujinxingia litoralis genome containing:
- the tgt gene encoding tRNA guanosine(34) transglycosylase Tgt — encoded protein: MTQIDQERAPSQALSFELKCTDGRARRGRVTVTHGSFETPAFMPVGTRGTVKGMTPRDLRETGAQICLGNTYHLNIAPGAKIVKKLGGLHGMMGWDAPILTDSGGFQVFSLPKLEIEEEGVTFAFKKGGKAIQLTPERSMQIQEGLGADIIMAFDHVVAHPAPYHLAEEAVYRTSRWLERCRKAHTRTDQALFGIVQGSTFPNLRRLSVELICSQELPGYAIGGLSVGEGHQLMMDTIDQTEPFMPAEKPRYLMGVGYPEDLVEAVARGVDMFDCVLPSRLARSGIIFTRHGRYRVTKGRYKADKFPLDTNCNCYACRNFSRAYINHLINSKEILGSVLATLHNITFYQDLMRAMRQAIEEGRFESFRRAFLDEYLSDDRKEELDLEEVLGVSENEGDDLPWKTIHSVVPPTAVEENRRRSRRDAEVSMPEERMKEHRQGSGNERKSGAKGAKHAPRGSKGGKSKASGKAGGAKKSGKKHSGRGGSKPKA